In Funiculus sociatus GB2-C1, the genomic window CCAACCCAGACGTAGCGACGATTTCTCTGTTTCACCAGAGCAAGGAGCGGGTTTTTTCCAGCTACATGAGGAAGAAATCACCCAAACTTATGAGCATGAAGAGTTTCTAGAGCAGGTCATTAAGCAGGGACAAAGCAAGAAGAGCCAAGGGAGACGCATCGCCATCATTGGGGAACCGGGAGCCGGGAAAACTACTCTGCTAGAAGCGATCGCATTCTCTCCAAAAACGCCAGGTTTCTCAATTTGGGTTTCTCTGGGTAGTTTGAGAGATAAAAGTTTAGAAGAATACCTGCGTCAGAAGTGGCTAAAAGACGCGCTTAAAACTTCAGATGTCATGGAACAGCAGAAAGAACTAGAAAATCTGTTCAAAAGTGGTGAAGTGTTGCTGCTGTTGGATGGAGTGGATGAAATGCCAGCATCTTCACCCGTCGAAGCTTTAGCCAAACTCAGGGAAGAACTCACAGGCTGGGTTGCTGATGCGCGAACTGTGCTGACTTGTCGGCAAAATGTCTGGGATGCAAGTGTTAATGCTTTACCGGGTTTTGATACTTATCGCACCTTGGACTTTAGTTATGGGGAAAGCAATAAACCAGATCAGGTGAGACAGTTTATCTGTGAGTGGTTCTCGCAAACTGAAAAACCAGAAGTAGGGGAACCGTTACGGGAAAAGCTAGATGAAGACAGACATCAGCGCATCCGAGATTTAGTCAAAAACCCCCTGCGGTTGTCGTTGCTGTGTCAAAGTTGGTATTTTCGCCAAGGCGATTTACCAAACACTAAAGCCGCGCTTTACGAGCAATTTGCGCGAGCTTTCTATGATTGGAAACAAGAACAATTCCCCACAACTCCGACAAAGCGGAAGGAGTTAAACACGGCGCTAGGACTGTTGGCACGGGAAGCAATTGATCAAGAAAAATCCCGGTTTGCAATACGAGAGAGTTTTGCGATCGATGTCATGGGGGAAGACTTGTTTAAGTTAGCAACTGAAAAGTTGCATTGGCTGAATTTTGTCTACAAGGATGCAGAAACCGATGAAAAAGTATATGCCTTTTTCCATCCCACGTTTCAGGAATATTTTGCCGCTTGTGCGATTGATAATTGGGATTATTTCCTAAACCATAATAACGAAACTCCTAATCCATTCCAGCAATACAATGGTAAATCCTCTGCCTACCGCGTTTTTGATCGGCAGTGGAAAGAAGTGATTTTGCTATGGCTAGGACGAGAGGATATACACAAGCAAAAAAAGGAAGAATTTATTAAGGTTTTAGTTAATTTTGACGACGGGTGCGGGAACGAAAAATTTTATGGGTATCAATCGTATTTTTTAGGAGTAACTGGAATTGGTGACTTTTCCGATTGTAGTCGTGCTGACGAGATTATTAGACAAGCTGTAGAGTTGATATTCAATAAACCTATAGACTGCTATCATCCTATTACACAGGGAACTTGGGAAGTTTTAAAAAAGACGGAGCAGAGTAAAGCCATCAAATTTTTGACCAACATACTACGTACTTGTCAAGAAGATATTGAAACCTGTCATGAGTCTGCTCGTCTACTTATGGAAATTGACCCAGCTAATTCACTTGCAGAACGGGCTTTTTTATATGCAGTAAATGCTTTAATTGAAGAGCAGATAATCAATTCAGGCATGAGTCAAGATGAGCAGGAGGCATTCCTGAGTCGGATAAACAAACCAACCCCCATAGTGTTTTCAGTTGATGCTGAGTGCATGGATGCCATTGACAATCTAGTGGAATCGCCAGACTACTGTGACGATGATGAAACCTGTGAGCAATTATCAAATAATTTTGAGAAACAAGATAATGAGAAAAAACCGTCTTACCTTGACCTTCTGTTTATGGATGAACCCATCCATTGGGAATATGCTCAGGAGTTAGCACACATGGACATCAAAACTCTAGCCCAACTATTACGCACAACCCAAGATAAATCTATTCTTTGCCTAACTGCCTTCAGATTGGGACATGTTGCTAGTGGTAACGTGGATGCTAATGATGCCTTGATTGATTTGCTTCGTACAAGTAATGATTTTGATGTTTATCATCTAGTAGCTGGTAGTTTGAAAGCAATCCTTCAAAATAACCTTTTTTCAGCAACGGTTTCAGGTTTAAAGGATTGCCTAACAAATCAAGACTATGAGAACGATTCAGAACACTTTAGATATTGCTACGAAATCATATGGTACTGCGCCCAAAACATGACTTACCCAGACTTTTATCAAGCTTGGCACAGTCAGTTTTATCCAGTTTAAGCCTTAGAAAACCAGCTCATCGATATTCCCTATCAAGTTCAACCCAGTGACAAAACCTATCCCCTTGCCATCGACACTCAGTCGCTGAAAATTGAGGAAAACACAAGTGCGATCGCGCAAAAATTATGCGCCAAAATTTACACTAATGAGAATGAGTAAAGTAAAGCGCGATCGCATCTTCTACCAGAATCCTTACCTCTCCTGATATCCCTGTAACCAATCTTCTAAACCGGTAGCATCGGAGAAAGAAGAGAAACGGAAGATTGTACGAATTAATTAGGATTTCTATATAGAAATCCTAATTAATTCGTAAACATCTCTCTTGTATTTATCTGCGGCCTCCGCGCCTCTGGGGTTCGTTTTTTCCTGAATCAAATAGGATGGCGATGGAAGCTAATTATTGAGGATATTTTAGCGCGATCGCTTTCAAGTATAGCGGGTATTGCCCACCATACTCAAAACTATTTAAAACGGTTGCAGACGGAAGGAGAAATGGAGTCCGCTGTCTTGCAGAGAGCCGCCTTGATTGTCGATGGAGGTGAGGGGAATTCCCCAATCTAAACGGGCTAAAAAATATGGGGAAAGTTCCCAGCGCAATCCTAAACCAACGCTAGAAAGAGTTTGGGGAGTTGCGATTTCACTGTTGTTATTCCAAACGGTTCCGATATCAAAAAATGGAGCTATTTGGATAATTCCAATTCCATCGGGTTCGCGGATGAGGGGAAAGCGCACTTCTACCGATCCAAGAAAGCCATTATCTGCAACTCTTTGATTTTGTCGGTAGCCGCGCACTGTATCAACGCCACCGATACTAAATTGTTCTAGGGAAAGTAGCGTGTCGTTGGAAAGTTGGATACCTGTACGGGCGATTAAAACAACATTGCGTCCGAGAGCCTGAACGTACTGAAATTGTCCTACCCAACTGAAAAATTGCCCATCGGCTGCGGCTTCGTTGATGGTGGCGTTTAAAGCGTTCACGCCTACGCTAAATTGCGATCGCGCTGCAAAAACTCTATTAGATGAGCGATTTGTCCACTCTTGACTAAAGCGCAAAGCGGTGACTGTGGACAAGCCATTTTCTGGCCCTTCCGAAAAAGAAAAGGGTATCTCACCTAATATATAAGTCTGGCTTTGTCGCCAATCAGCTGAGACTGCAACTGCAAATTCTGTGCTAGGTGTGCGGATAATTGGTTGACGGAACGAGAGTGATACAGTTTGCGCTTCACCTTCAATATTTAGCGGCGCAAAGGGTTCCTCTATAATCTTGCTGCTGTTGTTCCCATAGCGCAGGCTGAGGGTGCCATCAAGGGAATTTACGGGAATGTCATAGCTTAAGCTGTAACTTCGGATACCTTCAGTTAGTCCATATTCAACGGCGAAGCGATCGCCATATCCCAGTAAATTATTGTGACTGGCGGCAACTGTTCCTCTGATTTCCCCAACGCTGGGAGACTCTCGATTTTCCAGCAGGAAGGCGGTGGTGATGGGCGGCGTTTCCTTCAGCGAGAGGGTTAATACACTTAGTCCGGGAGCAGTTCCGGCTGTCAGTTCTGCTTGTACTGAACTTAAAAGCGGATTCAGTTGTAATAATTGCAACGCTTCTTCCAGACGTTGCAGATTAACTGGAGGTCGGGAGGCACGTTCGATGCGCGATCGCACATAATTTTCTCTGAGCCTATTTAACCCCTGAATTTCAACTTTTTCTATCGCTCCCTCTATTACCTGAATTGTAATCTCACCACTGGTTACATCTTGGGGCGGCAAAAATGCGCCGGAGGTAGTGTAGCGATCGCGAGTGTATAAATTTGTAATCGCAGTGCGAATCTCTAAAAGTTGTTCAAAAGTTGCTTCCTTACCAATAAAGGGTTGTACAATTTCCTGTAATTTTTCTGGCGAAAAGACGGTACTCCCCAAAACCTTAATGCTCTTGATTTTGACTCTCACTCCTTCACCCGATGGAGTTTCAGTTGGTTCTGGCTCTGGTGTTTGGAGGAAAGGTTCCGGTGTTGGTGTCTCCTGGGGTGTGGGCAAAGGTTCCAGATTAGAGCCTGGGGGTTCCACAGTTCCGGGCGGGATTTGAGGCGGTGTCTGTGGTAATTGTGCAACTGTGCAATCCTGCTCGTCAGATTTGCTACACTCTGGATTTTCTGCTTCTTTACTGTCCCCTTGGGGAATCAATTCCTCGTCTAATAGCCCTCCGTTAAAACGGAGTGAATTTGAGCTGTGAGATTTTAATTGCTGGCTGTCTGAGCCGACTATTTCACCTTTGGAAAAATTTGGGTAATGGTCAACGCTAGACGGTGAGGCTGCGATGGTACTACAGCGCTTTTCGGGTGAGTAAGGTACACAGATACCCGACTTCTCCAAGAAGTCGGGTATCTCTCCACATAGCGTGTACTTCATCCGACTGCAAGCCGCTGTATCCTGTTGCATCAGCGTATTTTCTGGATTTCCAGCCCAAGCTGGCGATCGCGTAAGAGCCAGGAAACTCCAGCTGAGGCATAACAACCCTGTATTGATCGCAAACAGCTTAGAATTCATGGCTTCTATCAGTAAATCTACGGTTCGTCAATGATTCAGTAAAACTATTGAGTTGAGGTGTAGAAACTTGTACGAATCACCAAATCCTTATAACTCATGGTTTTACACCCGTAAATCTACGGTTTGGTTCGGTAAGATTCCGTAAAACTACTCAAATAGTTCAGTGGAGATACAGACAATTGAAAGTATCTCCACTAAAATAACAATAATCTACCTAATGATACATGACTGAACTATACATAATATGCAAGCGTTGGCATCGCTTCAGTCTTTTATTTTTGTCAGGGTTTATTCTTTGTTTTGCGCTCAACACTTTGCCGATCAAGTCAGCAGAGGTGTCGGTAGCGACTCAACCTTTTTCGGATAAGGCAGACCTAACCCCCCAAGGCCCTTCCCTGATAGGGAAGGGGGAGAAATTGCACACTCCTGTCCTTGTAGGGGAGAGGTTAACCGAAAAGTATTGGGTAGCAACTCACCAGACAAGCGTTATCGCTTCTACTTCCTCTGTGGCGCTGGTGCAACAGGGGATTGAACGCTATCAAGTAGGAAATTTTACAGAAGCGATCGCGCTTTGGCAACAAGCACTCGCGCAAACTAAACAAGCCAAAGATCGGGCTGTTATTCACACTAACCTAGCAGTAGCTTATCAGCAAACTGGCAAAATAGATCGAGCGATCGCTTCCTGGGAGCAAGCGATTCAAATTTACGCCAAAGATGGCAAATCGGATCGCCAAATAGCGAAATTGTTGACAGAACAAGCGCAAGCTTACAGCGATTTAGGACAGTATCGAAAAGCGATCGCACTTTTACAGCCTGGTATTAAAATTTCCGACAAGTCCACGCAAGCCGCAGCCCAAGGAGCTTTGGGAAACGCTTACTGGGCATTAGGCGACTACGAGCAAGCATTAGCAGCTCACGACGCTAGCCTGAAAATTGCCCGCGAACTGCAATCTAATAATCTCCAAAGCACTGCTCTAAATAATCGTGGCAATGTTTATCTGAGTCGAGCTGAGCGATATCGCTACCAGGCAACTTTGGCTCGTCTAGAAGGAGATCCGCAGTTCAAAGAGTTAACAAAACTGGCAGAAAATGATGTAGACGCTGCTCAGTCGTCTTTTCAGGAAAGTGTAGCAGTAGGGGGAAGCGGATCGGCTATACAAGCTTTGCTGAATTTGAACCGCCTGTTAGAGCGATCGCCTTCGCCAAATTTGGCAGAAATTGCCAATAACCGCAACTCTGCACTCGCCTTAATAGAACAAGCTCCAGATTCGCGAGATAAAGTATACGCCTTAATTAATATTGCCCACAGTTTAAAGCGTCAAAATTCCACAGAAGAAGCTGCGAATCGTATTTCAGAATTTCCAGTTTGGATATTAGAAAAAGCCCTCACCATTGCTAAAAATATTGGCGATAGTCGCGCCGAATCTTTTGCTCTTGGTAGCTTAGGGAATTTGTACGAATCTAGGGAATATGAAAAAGCGCTCTTGTTGACAGGTAAAGCTCAATTAGCCGCACAAAAAGTGAATGCTGCTGATAGTTTGTATCGTTGGCAATGGCAGGCGGGGCGGATTTATAAAGCCATCGATAAACAAAGTCAAGCGATTGCATCTTTTAAGGGCGCGATCGCTACTCTCCAAAGTATTCGCGGCGACATCGTTGTAGCTAACAAAGAGTTGCAATTTAACTTCCGCGACGACGTGGAGCCAGTTTACCGAGGACTGATGGAGTTATTGTTAGGAACCGAGAATCAACTTTACGGGGAAAGCATTGCAGCAGAAGATTCAAAGCTTGTAGCTCAAGATAATAGCCGCAATGCTTCCCCCCTACCAAAAGACAATTCTCTCAAAACTGTTATCGGCACCTTAGAATCCCTGAAGTTAGCAGAATTGCAAAATTTCTTTGGCGATGATTGTGTGCAAGTAGCACTAAATAATAGCCAGAGAAATGGAGCTATTTCTGACACGAATGCAGCGGCAATTTACTCAGTCATTTTGGACGACCGCACCGAAATGATTTTTCAACGTCCCAATGGGACAATGAGCAGCTATAAGGTAGAAATTGGCAAACAGCAACTAGAAAAAGAAATCGAGCTGTTACGCAATTTATTGGAAAATCGGGGAAGCGAAGAATATCTCACCCAAGCCCAAAAAGTTTACAACTTGCTAATTCGCCCAATGGAAGCAGATTTAGCTGCATCCAAACTGCGTACCTTAGTCTTCATTAATGATGGGGTAATGCGACAGATACCCATGTCAGCGCTGCATGATGGCAAAGAATTTTTAATTCAGAAATATGCGATCGCTACCACACCCAGCATCAACCTTACTAACAGTCAATCCCAAGACAGGCGCAAGCTGAAGGCTTTAATTATGGGCTTAACTGTCGAAAAACCCCCATTTGCGCCGCTAATGAATGTTGAAGCCGAGGTGAAAGCCGTCAAACAAATTCTTGGCGGTACTCCCCTAGTAGACAATGCCTTCACCCTGGAAAACTTGCAAACCCAACTCCAGCAAGATAGCTACCCGGTAGTTCACATGGCGACCCACGGAAAATTTGGAGTAGATGCCGAGAACACCTTTTTATTAGGGTATGACGAGCAAATTAGTATCGAGCAAATTGATAACTTATTGCGATCGCGTCCTGGTAAACCAGCAGTCAAACTCCTAACCTTGAGTGCTTGTCAAACCGCCGCTGGTGACAATCGTTCCGCCTTGGGAATTGCTGGCGTAGCAGTTCGCGCCGGAGTGGAAAGCGCACTTGCTACTCTGTGGTTTATCAATGACGAAGCTACAGTTCCGCTAATTGAAGAATTTTATACGCAACTAAGCCAACCAGGAATTACCAAAGTAGAAGCACTTCAAAAAGCTCAACTTAAAATGATTGCCAATTTTGACTACAACCATCCTGCTCTTTGGTCGCCTTTTATCCTCATCGGAAATTGGCTGTAAAAATCCTTGTTCCTAAGCTGCGGACTGAGAAAGAAAACAATTACCAATTACCTCTCAAATGAAAAATTACCCATTTCTTGCTTTTTCCCTTTTACCTTTTGCCTTGTGCCTTTCTCTCCCCATTCCTGCCATTGCTCAAATCTCTTCTGATGGCAGTGTCCCTACTACAGTTACACCTGGCAACAACTTTACGATTAATGGAGGACTCAGAACTGGAAGCAACTTATTTCACAGTTTTTCAGAATTTTCTGTACCCAACGGCGGTAGCGCTTACTTCAACAACGCCTTTGATGTTCAGAACATTATCAATCGCGTCACAGGTACATCTATCTCAAATATTGATGGTTTGCTCAGAGCAAACGGTACAGCTAACTTATTTCTAATCAATCCCAACGGGATTATCTTTGGGGAAAATTCTTCGCTCAATATTGGTGGTTCCTTTGTAGCAACAACTGCCAATGCTCTCCGGTTAGCTAATGGCGATATTTTCAGTAGCGATCGCGCTCAACCACTACCATCACAAATACTCAATGTAGCTCCCTCTGCCCTGTTATTTAATCAAATTGCCGCAGGAAATATCATCAATCGCTCCGTAACTCCAGATGCAAATCCGATAAATCCCGGCTCCCTGAACGGTTTGCGAGTAAATGATGGTAATAGTATCTTGCTTTTAGGTGGCAATGTAACAGTAGATGGCGGTGTATTAACTTCCCTAAGTGGTATTATCGAGTTAACGGGATTAGCAGGAGCAGGAGAACTAGGGTTAAAGTTTTTTGGCAGCGTTCCCTTTGTAGATTTTGCTCAAGCCGATGCCCAAGGAGTCCAAAATGCAGATGTATTAATTACCAATGGCTCAAGGATTAATACAAGTGCTGCAATCGGTAACAAATTTAATGCTGGCGGTATTTTCATTAGAGGCAAAACAGTTTCTATAGAAAATAAAGCGGAACTAGCTACCAGTATCTATGAACCAGAAAATGCTGGTTTAGTATTAATTGCGGCTACAGAAAACATTTCAATCACAGGCGAAAGTAAAATTTTCAGCACTGTGGAATCTCAAGGAGTAGGCAAGGCTGGCGGTATTCTTATCACCGCTCCTTCAATTTCAGTAAAAGATGGCGCTCAATTACAAACTCTAGTGCGTGGAGGTGGGATTGGGAATGCC contains:
- a CDS encoding NACHT domain-containing protein — its product is MEFWDGWDDFLKVIASDHKLTVPQEAVLLVRLSRQSINGKRTNQDIANEVIGGEPNTALSAYNKRMAEVLAKLSQSFPKINSKSTKKVERTQTCLEKAYLEQQNPKKSEASSHQIASHDWTQICRDMLESQKLNIRRQATEVVSKAFYVELGLVERKHQPRRSDDFSVSPEQGAGFFQLHEEEITQTYEHEEFLEQVIKQGQSKKSQGRRIAIIGEPGAGKTTLLEAIAFSPKTPGFSIWVSLGSLRDKSLEEYLRQKWLKDALKTSDVMEQQKELENLFKSGEVLLLLDGVDEMPASSPVEALAKLREELTGWVADARTVLTCRQNVWDASVNALPGFDTYRTLDFSYGESNKPDQVRQFICEWFSQTEKPEVGEPLREKLDEDRHQRIRDLVKNPLRLSLLCQSWYFRQGDLPNTKAALYEQFARAFYDWKQEQFPTTPTKRKELNTALGLLAREAIDQEKSRFAIRESFAIDVMGEDLFKLATEKLHWLNFVYKDAETDEKVYAFFHPTFQEYFAACAIDNWDYFLNHNNETPNPFQQYNGKSSAYRVFDRQWKEVILLWLGREDIHKQKKEEFIKVLVNFDDGCGNEKFYGYQSYFLGVTGIGDFSDCSRADEIIRQAVELIFNKPIDCYHPITQGTWEVLKKTEQSKAIKFLTNILRTCQEDIETCHESARLLMEIDPANSLAERAFLYAVNALIEEQIINSGMSQDEQEAFLSRINKPTPIVFSVDAECMDAIDNLVESPDYCDDDETCEQLSNNFEKQDNEKKPSYLDLLFMDEPIHWEYAQELAHMDIKTLAQLLRTTQDKSILCLTAFRLGHVASGNVDANDALIDLLRTSNDFDVYHLVAGSLKAILQNNLFSATVSGLKDCLTNQDYENDSEHFRYCYEIIWYCAQNMTYPDFYQAWHSQFYPV
- a CDS encoding ShlB/FhaC/HecB family hemolysin secretion/activation protein, encoding MNSKLFAINTGLLCLSWSFLALTRSPAWAGNPENTLMQQDTAACSRMKYTLCGEIPDFLEKSGICVPYSPEKRCSTIAASPSSVDHYPNFSKGEIVGSDSQQLKSHSSNSLRFNGGLLDEELIPQGDSKEAENPECSKSDEQDCTVAQLPQTPPQIPPGTVEPPGSNLEPLPTPQETPTPEPFLQTPEPEPTETPSGEGVRVKIKSIKVLGSTVFSPEKLQEIVQPFIGKEATFEQLLEIRTAITNLYTRDRYTTSGAFLPPQDVTSGEITIQVIEGAIEKVEIQGLNRLRENYVRSRIERASRPPVNLQRLEEALQLLQLNPLLSSVQAELTAGTAPGLSVLTLSLKETPPITTAFLLENRESPSVGEIRGTVAASHNNLLGYGDRFAVEYGLTEGIRSYSLSYDIPVNSLDGTLSLRYGNNSSKIIEEPFAPLNIEGEAQTVSLSFRQPIIRTPSTEFAVAVSADWRQSQTYILGEIPFSFSEGPENGLSTVTALRFSQEWTNRSSNRVFAARSQFSVGVNALNATINEAAADGQFFSWVGQFQYVQALGRNVVLIARTGIQLSNDTLLSLEQFSIGGVDTVRGYRQNQRVADNGFLGSVEVRFPLIREPDGIGIIQIAPFFDIGTVWNNNSEIATPQTLSSVGLGLRWELSPYFLARLDWGIPLTSIDNQGGSLQDSGLHFSFRLQPF
- a CDS encoding CHAT domain-containing protein; translated protein: MPIKSAEVSVATQPFSDKADLTPQGPSLIGKGEKLHTPVLVGERLTEKYWVATHQTSVIASTSSVALVQQGIERYQVGNFTEAIALWQQALAQTKQAKDRAVIHTNLAVAYQQTGKIDRAIASWEQAIQIYAKDGKSDRQIAKLLTEQAQAYSDLGQYRKAIALLQPGIKISDKSTQAAAQGALGNAYWALGDYEQALAAHDASLKIARELQSNNLQSTALNNRGNVYLSRAERYRYQATLARLEGDPQFKELTKLAENDVDAAQSSFQESVAVGGSGSAIQALLNLNRLLERSPSPNLAEIANNRNSALALIEQAPDSRDKVYALINIAHSLKRQNSTEEAANRISEFPVWILEKALTIAKNIGDSRAESFALGSLGNLYESREYEKALLLTGKAQLAAQKVNAADSLYRWQWQAGRIYKAIDKQSQAIASFKGAIATLQSIRGDIVVANKELQFNFRDDVEPVYRGLMELLLGTENQLYGESIAAEDSKLVAQDNSRNASPLPKDNSLKTVIGTLESLKLAELQNFFGDDCVQVALNNSQRNGAISDTNAAAIYSVILDDRTEMIFQRPNGTMSSYKVEIGKQQLEKEIELLRNLLENRGSEEYLTQAQKVYNLLIRPMEADLAASKLRTLVFINDGVMRQIPMSALHDGKEFLIQKYAIATTPSINLTNSQSQDRRKLKALIMGLTVEKPPFAPLMNVEAEVKAVKQILGGTPLVDNAFTLENLQTQLQQDSYPVVHMATHGKFGVDAENTFLLGYDEQISIEQIDNLLRSRPGKPAVKLLTLSACQTAAGDNRSALGIAGVAVRAGVESALATLWFINDEATVPLIEEFYTQLSQPGITKVEALQKAQLKMIANFDYNHPALWSPFILIGNWL